One Lachnospiraceae bacterium C1.1 genomic region harbors:
- a CDS encoding sortase: protein MKKHLGKVFIVLGIFCVLAAAALIWHNIKENREAGEASAAALDGVLAQIPSEVLKDRGDMPMVDVDGRTFVGILEIPSLGLTLPVQSEWSKENARVSICRYKGAVSTNDLILAGHNYQEHLGTLKNINTGAEMIFTDMNGRSYYYEVTYMETLGSGDVDAMDEGDWDLTVFTCTIGGASRVTVRSEYTGKCSATGEMPDIRKAVKESEHVRQ from the coding sequence ATGAAAAAACATCTGGGAAAAGTTTTTATTGTATTGGGAATATTTTGTGTTCTCGCAGCAGCAGCCTTGATCTGGCACAATATCAAAGAGAACAGGGAAGCCGGAGAAGCTTCGGCAGCGGCTCTTGACGGAGTATTGGCGCAGATACCTTCTGAAGTTTTAAAGGACAGAGGGGATATGCCAATGGTCGATGTCGATGGCAGGACTTTTGTCGGCATTCTCGAGATACCTTCACTGGGACTTACACTTCCTGTGCAAAGCGAGTGGAGTAAGGAAAATGCGCGTGTTTCAATTTGCCGCTATAAGGGCGCAGTATCCACTAATGACCTGATACTTGCAGGACATAATTATCAGGAGCATCTTGGTACGCTTAAAAATATCAATACCGGTGCAGAAATGATCTTTACCGATATGAATGGCAGAAGCTATTATTATGAGGTCACCTATATGGAAACCTTAGGCTCAGGAGATGTGGATGCCATGGACGAGGGTGACTGGGATCTTACTGTATTTACCTGTACGATAGGCGGAGCTTCGAGAGTCACTGTCCGTTCGGAATACACCGGTAAATGCTCTGCGACAGGCGAGATGCCGGACATTAGAAAAGCGGTAAAAGAGAGTGAGCACGTAAGACAGTAA
- a CDS encoding Cna B-type domain-containing protein has product MYRAFKQNLIKMLAFAAVILALLVCLRMNMSTVYGSGSGNLTVHTKYEDTDISGVSVHIYAVSELAEEGIVDSQASDSDVVKVIADQVNSGELSEYSNGTTGSDGRIDFNNVPDGSYFIKCDSIKKDKTTYSFQDSLISMPYFDAEGNSTYEVTVVPKVEVITEAEDPETYYVYKRWSDSGHTKKRPSEITVYIYLDGSLYNTVKLNSSNSWQYSWSYEKGHTWSVAEESIKKYRTVIDSSGTSFTITNTYKSTGGGGGSSDDDDDDDDGTVTTTSTTDSGTLGSASDPISDAVDAAAGVLGDMEAGVLGDRLLPQTGQLWWPLPVLILLGIILFVVGVRMNRNEE; this is encoded by the coding sequence ATGTATAGAGCTTTTAAGCAGAATTTAATAAAGATGCTTGCCTTTGCGGCGGTCATTCTGGCTTTGCTTGTCTGCCTCAGGATGAATATGTCAACTGTTTACGGAAGCGGCAGCGGAAACCTGACAGTTCATACAAAGTATGAAGATACTGACATAAGCGGAGTAAGTGTACATATTTACGCTGTATCGGAACTCGCAGAAGAGGGAATTGTAGACTCTCAGGCGTCGGATTCTGATGTTGTGAAGGTCATAGCTGATCAGGTAAACAGCGGCGAACTCAGTGAATATTCGAATGGTACGACAGGCTCTGACGGACGTATTGATTTTAACAATGTTCCGGATGGCAGCTATTTTATAAAATGTGATTCCATAAAGAAGGATAAAACCACTTATTCGTTTCAGGATTCGCTGATCTCAATGCCTTACTTTGATGCAGAAGGAAATTCGACCTACGAGGTAACTGTGGTTCCGAAGGTTGAAGTCATAACTGAGGCAGAGGATCCGGAGACCTATTACGTATATAAAAGGTGGAGCGACAGCGGTCATACAAAGAAAAGACCTTCAGAGATCACGGTATATATTTATTTGGATGGAAGCCTTTACAATACTGTAAAGCTTAATTCCTCAAACAGCTGGCAATATTCCTGGTCATATGAAAAGGGTCATACATGGTCAGTTGCAGAGGAATCTATCAAAAAATACCGAACAGTGATCGACAGCAGTGGAACGTCATTTACAATAACAAACACCTATAAATCAACCGGCGGCGGTGGCGGAAGTAGTGATGACGACGATGATGATGACGACGGAACTGTTACGACAACATCAACTACGGATTCGGGAACGTTAGGATCTGCATCAGATCCTATCTCTGATGCTGTTGATGCAGCAGCAGGTGTTTTGGGAGATATGGAAGCAGGAGTTCTGGGCGACAGACTTTTACCTCAGACGGGACAGCTCTGGTGGCCTTTACCGGTACTTATTTTATTAGGAATAATTCTTTTCGTTGTGGGCGTCAGGATGAACAGGAATGAAGAATGA
- a CDS encoding RNA-guided endonuclease TnpB family protein — protein MTSRAIKYRAYPTTEQSVMFAKTFGCCRKVYNLMLSDKIESYKSTGKFVTVTPAKYKKDYLYLKEVDSLALANVQLNLQSAFKNRFSKSRKKNNGFPKFKSAKRSRKSYTTNNQHGTVAITDNSIRLPKIGHVKAVIHRKPDDSWIVKSATVSQESDGKFYISVLFEVADSINTYVADTNNCIGLDYASDGLYVDNNGNVGTNHKYYRESHDKLAKAQRKLSRRQGSKKHEAKSNNYIKQLRKVNKIHRHIANQRLDNLHQISTKIANLYDVVCVESLDMKSMSNKGFGNGKATLDNGYGMFLSMLEYKLSERNKYLVKVDKWFPSSQICHCCGEVHPEMKNLTIRTMKCDCGLVIRRDQNAAINILREGLRILNESFAVA, from the coding sequence ATGACAAGCAGAGCCATTAAGTATAGAGCATATCCTACAACTGAACAAAGTGTTATGTTTGCCAAGACCTTCGGCTGTTGCCGCAAGGTCTATAATCTCATGCTTTCCGATAAAATTGAGAGCTACAAGTCTACAGGTAAGTTTGTTACTGTAACACCTGCCAAATACAAAAAGGATTATCTATATCTCAAGGAAGTAGACAGTCTTGCTTTAGCGAATGTACAACTAAACTTACAAAGCGCTTTCAAGAACCGCTTTAGCAAATCCCGTAAGAAAAACAACGGATTTCCTAAATTCAAATCTGCAAAACGCAGCCGTAAGTCATATACTACAAATAATCAGCATGGTACTGTTGCCATTACTGATAACAGCATTAGACTCCCTAAAATCGGTCATGTGAAGGCAGTTATCCATCGTAAGCCTGATGATAGCTGGATAGTCAAATCAGCTACTGTATCACAGGAATCTGATGGAAAGTTCTATATTTCCGTATTGTTTGAGGTTGCAGATAGTATAAATACCTATGTAGCAGACACGAATAACTGTATTGGTCTGGATTATGCTTCTGACGGTCTGTATGTAGATAATAATGGTAACGTAGGTACTAACCATAAATACTATCGTGAAAGCCATGATAAACTTGCCAAAGCACAACGTAAACTATCACGTAGGCAAGGCTCGAAAAAACATGAAGCCAAGTCCAATAATTACATAAAACAGCTCCGTAAAGTAAATAAAATCCATCGGCACATAGCAAATCAGAGACTTGATAACCTACATCAAATATCTACAAAGATAGCCAATTTGTATGATGTTGTATGCGTAGAATCTCTGGATATGAAATCTATGTCAAATAAAGGTTTTGGTAACGGCAAAGCTACTCTTGATAACGGATACGGTATGTTTCTGTCGATGCTTGAATATAAGTTATCAGAGAGAAACAAATATCTTGTAAAAGTAGATAAGTGGTTTCCGTCATCACAGATATGTCATTGTTGTGGAGAGGTACATCCTGAGATGAAAAATCTCACAATTCGTACAATGAAATGTGATTGCGGTCTTGTAATAAGACGTGACCAGAACGCTGCTATCAATATCTTACGTGAGGGATTACGCATACTAAACGAATCTTTTGCAGTAGCCTAA
- the tnpA gene encoding IS200/IS605 family transposase — MKLDNNNHSVFMLHYHLIMCVKYRNKVIDDKISIRLKEIFEKIAPTYNITLEEWNHDIDHVHILFRGQPNTEISKFINAYKSASSRLIKKEFPQIRKSLWKEMFWSQSFCLLTTGGATVDIIKQYIQSQGKKDDKQSH; from the coding sequence GTGAAATTAGATAATAATAATCATTCAGTGTTCATGCTGCATTATCACCTTATCATGTGCGTAAAGTACCGCAACAAGGTGATAGATGACAAAATCTCAATCCGTCTCAAAGAAATATTTGAGAAGATTGCTCCTACATATAACATTACGTTAGAAGAATGGAATCACGACATTGACCATGTTCACATCCTGTTCCGAGGACAGCCTAACACAGAGATAAGTAAATTTATCAATGCGTATAAATCTGCAAGCAGCAGACTTATCAAGAAAGAGTTTCCTCAGATACGTAAATCTCTTTGGAAAGAGATGTTCTGGTCACAGAGTTTTTGTCTGCTGACCACAGGCGGTGCTACCGTAGATATTATCAAGCAATATATACAATCTCAAGGTAAGAAAGATGACAAGCAGAGCCATTAA
- a CDS encoding class C sortase — MERSNRQQEKTKKKKKKGLKKQLPNIIFGLIFTVGLCIFLYPSVSNYINSLHQTKAIKSYEEALSNLTEEDYTKLWQAAYEYNEKLAQKPMHFTLSDEELKEYNSILDATGTGIIGYIEIENIGVSLPIYHGTEESVLQVGIGHLHGTSFPTGTESTHASLSGHRGLPSSKLFSDLDQMIEGDTFLIHVLDKTFAYKVDQINIVLPEETEGLAIEDGKDYVTLVTCTPYGVNSHRLLVRGHRVDYNEETKLIVPADAIRINTITVALYIAGFMLIIVFIVFLIMTSKRFNTP, encoded by the coding sequence ATGGAAAGATCAAACCGACAGCAGGAAAAGACAAAGAAAAAGAAGAAAAAAGGCTTAAAAAAACAGCTGCCGAATATCATATTCGGACTTATTTTCACGGTCGGTCTATGCATTTTTTTATACCCGTCAGTAAGTAACTATATAAATTCATTACATCAGACGAAGGCTATAAAAAGTTACGAAGAAGCCCTCAGTAATTTAACAGAAGAAGATTATACAAAGCTCTGGCAGGCAGCTTATGAATACAATGAAAAGCTTGCCCAAAAACCTATGCACTTCACCCTTTCGGATGAAGAACTTAAAGAATACAACAGCATCTTAGATGCTACGGGAACCGGGATAATCGGTTACATTGAAATTGAAAACATCGGCGTAAGCCTTCCAATATATCATGGTACGGAGGAATCCGTACTGCAGGTGGGAATAGGACATCTACACGGAACATCATTTCCTACCGGAACAGAGAGCACTCATGCGTCTCTTTCGGGACACAGGGGACTGCCCTCATCAAAGCTTTTTTCAGATCTTGATCAGATGATAGAGGGAGATACATTCCTTATTCATGTACTGGACAAGACTTTTGCCTATAAGGTAGATCAGATAAATATAGTCCTTCCGGAGGAAACAGAGGGACTTGCCATAGAGGATGGCAAAGACTACGTGACACTTGTGACCTGTACGCCTTATGGTGTCAACAGCCACAGACTCTTAGTCAGAGGCCACAGAGTAGATTATAATGAGGAAACAAAGCTTATAGTACCGGCAGATGCAATAAGGATCAACACAATAACGGTTGCACTTTATATTGCCGGATTTATGCTTATAATAGTATTTATAGTATTTTTGATAATGACATCAAAGAGATTTAACACGCCGTGA